A single window of Colletotrichum higginsianum IMI 349063 chromosome 8, whole genome shotgun sequence DNA harbors:
- a CDS encoding Integral membrane protein, giving the protein MNLGIKQLVVVVALGIVPLALAHSAQEDGANIMNMDMDTSRGADEPNKPDTDSYPPTYFALADHAGVMYAHIGTMVLAWVFVLPVAVMLSIARSRYTLALQFVFLAVNALGVLLGMVYNAATPDLYPNNAHHKLGWLVTWIVSVQVLIGFLGMAAGVLKGESPGEYDHNECQSFIPISTTAMAEHHRIHGSPFASEYRLSNDSGQGTEPCTESLRSHSRSSSSNEASPRISGDHQKEFIEDDQDHEDGPSMPMPSSSSNQKKANTILAKVAAKISLRVWRGLLYIYNLVDRIVLPLGSITLCLGIVAYGRFFVSDKNLNTPVEPKADLSQEGNGIFSGLAHWVKGGIFFWLGLLTLGRWTGSFGEIGWAWNVRPKRDDSKWRPSAEFVESALIFVYGSTNIFLEHLGNWGGEYSAQDLEHISITVLFIGGGLVGMLIESSRVRDFLNTSVIDAAAVAPERTYDDEERNTLQPPRQYSFSINPIPALVILLLGFMMSSHTQHSMTSSMVHKQWGNLLTGASFARGFTYVIMYLKPPTSVLPSRPPTELLAAFGLISGGIIFMASASDTIQGMEHYNLDAMFMYTVTMGLVGLLMAWEIIVLAIKGWAVRKEAGRLMYRRA; this is encoded by the exons ATGAACCTAGGAATCAAGCagcttgtcgttgtcgtggCATTGGGCATCGTGCCACTGGCTCTTGCCCATAGTGCTCAAGAAGATGGTGCAAACATCATGaacatggacatggacacGTCCCGCGGCGCAGACGAGCCCAACAAGCCCGATACCGACAGTTACCCGCCCACATACTTTGCGCTCGCCGACCATGCGGGAGTCATGTACGCGCATATTGGCACAATGGTGCTCGCCTGGGTCTTTGTCCTTCCAGTTG CTGTTATGCTCTCAATCGCACGGTCGAGGTATACGCTTGCACTTCAGTTTGTCTTCCTCGCCGTGAATGCTCTCGGCGTGCTTCTGGGGATGGTTTacaacgccgccacccccGATCTATATCCCAACAACGCCCATCACAAGCTGGGCTGGCTGGTGACCTGGATCGTTTCGGTGCAGGTTCTGATTGGCTTCCTGGGAatggccgccggcgtcttgAAGGGCGAATCCCCTGGAGAATACGATCATAACGAGTGCCAGTCCTTCATCCCCATTTCCACCaccgccatggccgagcaCCACCGCATCCACGGGTCGCCGTTCGCCAGCGAGTACCGCCTCTCCAATGACAGCGGCCAGGGCACCGAGCCTTGTACAGAGTCGCTGCGAAGCCACTcccgctcctcgtcgtccaacGAAGCATCCCCGCGCATTTCGGGCGATCATCAGAAAGAGTTTATCGAGGATGACCAAGATCACGAGGACGGCCCTTCCATGCCCATGCCGAGCAGCAGTAGCAACCAGAAGAAGGCGAACACGATCCTTGCCAAGGTCGCAGCCAAGATTTCGTTGCGTGTGTGGAGGGGTCTGTTGTATATATACAACCTTGTTGACAGGATCGTTCTGCCCTTAGGCTCCATCACGTTGTGTCTGGGCATCGTAGCGTACGGGCGTTTCTTCGTAAGTGACAAGAACCTGAATACACCGGTGGAACCCAAGGCTGACTTATCCCAGGAGGGCAACGGCATCTTCAGCGGTCTGGCGCATTGGGTCAAGGGCGGCATTTTCTTCTGGCTTGGTCTGTTGACTTTGGGCCGCTGGACTGGCAGCTTCGGCGAAATAGGATGG GCGTGGAATGTTCGGCCGAAGCGTGACGACAGTAAGTGGCGGCCTTCGGCCGAGTTTGTCGAGAGCGCCCTCATCTTTGTTTACGGCTCGACAAACATCTTTCTCGAGCACCTCGGCAACTGGGGAGGGGAATACAGCGCGCAGGATCTGGAGCACATCTCTATCACCGTGCTGTTTATTGGTGGTGGATTG GTCGGCATGCTCATTGAGTCGAGTCGCGTTCGAGATTTCCTGAATACCTCGGTCATCGACGCCGCTGCGGTCGCCCCTGAGCGAACCTATGATGACGAGGAGCGGAACACGCTCCAGCCGCCGAGGCAATACAGCTTCTCTATCAACCCTATTCCGGCGTTAGTGATTCTTCTCCTGGGATTCATGATGAGCTCGCATACGCAACACTCGATGACTTCGAGCATGGTTCACAAGCAATGGGGCAACCTGCTCACCGGTGCTTCTTTCGCCCGTGGCTTCACCTATGTCATCATGTATCTGAAGCCACCCACTTCGGTCTTGCCATCCCGGCCCCCTACCGAACTTCTCGCTGCTTTTGGCCTGATATCAGGAGGCATCATCTTCATGGCCAGT GCCAGCGACACCATCCAGGGCATGGAACACTATAACCTGGATGCCATGTTTATGTACACGGTGACTATGGGTCTCGTTGGGCTCTTAATGGCCTGGGAGATAATCGTTCTGGCCATCAAGGGCTGGGCGGTCCGCAAGGAGGCCGGGCGGTTGATGTACCGGCGTGCCTGA
- a CDS encoding Cbs domain containing protein — protein METTTAPGSHNDEAIATSPPIVPQRTPSQTSLHKTTHVHAHRQSFAENLRNAPGSPRAQRHPSFTQSAVQELLNHPPAASKHANPRFAGRDWRDVSVNELVAQDDFKWATLDTSVEEASMTLVKHSPSNVVLIRENDTAKIAVSTFDYNDLNTYLLIVVGLAKPEEEQVPLYDEIVNKARDGARIALRDIQPLCRKESLITLPFDETLERAIEVFGSGIHRVLVTSPTGDVIGILSQLKVIEFFWNEGINFPAIDRLYPVTLRDLGIGTQQIVAVNSDSSLGDALALMNAEGLTSVAVIDNGNNVVGNISTVDVKHLTNAADAPLLQSSCMHFISVILSERGVEHGRDSFPVFYVNPYSTLAHTVAKLVATQSHRMWVVESASPSPSAPATPLLAPTPSTVLVPGSGSAPQSPLPTQTHTAVPAAAMPGAHLSGRLTAVISLTDILNMFAKSSGLRPSDPGEQRARRRRSSSSSMRPSLDSSRASLDLRR, from the exons ATGGAAACAACAACAGCGCCCGGATCGCACAACGACGAAGCCATCGCCACTTCGCCTCCTATAGTCCCTCAGCGAACTCCTTCCCAGACGAGCCTGCACAAGACAACCCACGTCCATGCACACCGCCAGAGCTTCGCCGAGAACCTGAGGAACGCACCTGGCTCCCCTCGCGCCCAGCGTCACCCATCCTTCACCCAATCTGCTGTCCAGGAGCTCCTTAACCATCCACCTGCTGCTAGTAAGCATGCAAACCCGCGCTTCGCCGGCCGCGACTGGCGTGATGTTTCCGTCAACGAACTCGTCGCCCAGGATGACTTCAAATGGGCCACCCTCGACACTAGCGTCGAAGAAGCATCCATG ACCCTGGTCAAGCATAGCCCGTCGaacgtcgtcctcatccgAGAAAACGACACAGCCAAGATCGCCGTCTCGACCTTCGACTATAATGACCTCAACACCTACCTGCTGATCGTTGTCGGGCTAGCAAAGCCAGAAGAGGAGCAGGTCCCGCTCTACGACGAGATCGTGAACAAGGCTCGCGATGGCGCCCGCATTGCCCTGCGTGATATTCAGCCTCTTTGCCGCAAAGAGTCGCTTATTACTCTGCCCTTCGACGAGACATTGGAACGGGCCATCGAAGTGTTCGGCAGTGGTATCCATCGCGTGCTAGTCACCAGCCCAACGGGCGATGTGATCGGTATTCTCAGTCAGCTGAAGGTCATCGAATTCTTCTGGAACGAAGGCATCAACTTTCCTGCCATTGATAGACTGTACCCCGTGACCTTGAGAGACCTCGGCATTGGAACACAGCAGATTGTTGCTGTCAA CTCGGACAGCTCCTTGGGAGACGCGCTGGCACTGATGAACGCCGAGGGTCTGACGAGCGTTGCTGTCATCGACAACGGCAATAATGTCGTAGGAAACATCTCCACTGTAGACGTCAAGCACCTgaccaacgccgccgacgcgccTCTGCTACAATCGTCCTGCATGCACTTCATCTCCGTCATCCTCAgcgagcgcggcgtcgaACACGGCCGCGACTCGTTCCCTGTTTTCTACGTGAACCCATACTCGACGTTGGCGCACACCGTTGCAAAGCTGGTGGCCACCCAGTCTCACCGTATGTGGGTTGTCGAATCGGcatccccgtccccgtccgcACCTGCGACTCCTTTGCTCGCCCCGACACCGTCAACGGTGCTAGTGCCAGGATCTGGCTCGGCGCCGCAGTCGCCTCTTCCTACACAGACACACACCGCCGTGCCTGCTGCAGCCATGCCTGGCGCTCATCTCTCCGGTCGTTTGACCGCTGTGATTTCGTTGACGGATATTCTCAACATGTTTGCAAAGTCGTCGGGACTACGACCTTCGGATCCGGGTGAACAGCGTGCGCGCCGTCGCAGAAGCTCGAGCAGCTCCATGCGCCCCAGTCTTGATTCGTCCAGAGCAAGCCTTGATCTGCGTCGGTAA
- a CDS encoding Metallo-beta-lactamase superfamily protein, whose product MASTLVTLPEVERLSPVCIRILGGNPGKFTLQGTNTYLLGRGSRRILIDTGEGMPSWIAAVKSTLEQEKASVETVLITHWHRDHQGGIRQLLGLSPGSRVFKNQPEEGQLDISDGQKFTVDGASLTAVFTPGHTVDHMTFVLEEEDAMFTADNVLGQGTAVFEDMATYLDSLEKMRHLFKGRAYPGHGPVIDHGPSKILEYIRHRKAREEQVIRTLQMERQDEGIQGATNAWTPMELVKVIYHDVPEELHIPASGGVMQILAKLAKEERVVESNDRWTLKARLA is encoded by the coding sequence ATGGCCTCTACACTAGTGACGCTGCCCGAAGTGGAGCGTCTGAGTCCGGTCTGTATTCGCATTCTGGGGGGCAACCCGGGAAAGTTCACGCTGCAAGGCACCAACACATACTTGCTCGGGCGAGGCAGCCGCCGCATCCTGATCGACACCGGCGAGGGCATGCCATCATGGATTGCGGCTGTCAAATCCACCCTGGAACAGGAGAAGGCAAGCGTTGAGACAGTCCTGATCACCCACTGGCACCGGGATCATCAGGGTGGCATTCGGCAGCTGCTGGGGTTGTCTCCGGGCTCCAGGGTCTTCAAGAACCAACCCGAGGAGGGCCAATTAGACATCTCGGACGGTCAAAAGTTTACCGTTGACGGGGCCAGCCTTACGGCTGTCTTCACCCCGGGGCACACTGTGGATCACATGACCTTCGTtctggaggaggaggacgccaTGTTCACGGCGGACAACGTCTTGGGCCAGGGGACGGCTGTGTTTGAGGACATGGCGACCTACCTCGACAGTCTTGAGAAGATGCGACACCTGTTCAAGGGGAGGGCGTACCCAGGCCACGGACCGGTTATCGATCATGGCCCATCCAAGATTCTCGAGTATATTAGACACCGGAAGGCTCGCGAAGAGCAGGTCATCCGCACGCTACAGATGGAGAGGCAGGACGAAGGGATCCAAGGTGCGACCAACGCCTGGACGCCCATGGAGCTCGTCAAGGTTATATACCATGACGTTCCGGAGGAGCTGCATATCCCGGCAAGCGGTGGAGTCATGCAGATTCTGGCCAAGCTCGCGAAGGAAGAAAGAGTAGTCGAGAGCAATGACAGATGGACGCTGAAAGCTCGATTGGCATAG
- a CDS encoding Nadh-ubiquinone oxidoreductase 39 kDa, with protein MSNSDSDDEPITLSSHALAALAEFNAEKDARQAKFERLKAQCDANAAGGLPLSMEAFTEDWNESQFWYSDDTARLLAGYLLEGADESTTIGIVSAPSAFIALRNLMNERDPSLGRPKVVLLEHDTRFNVFPEFVYYDFKTPFKLPAELKGTVDRVICDPPFLSEDCQTKTAMTVRWLGKPDATNSNNRVIVVTGERMATLVNKVYRPLGVRTVDWAPTFARGLSNEFYCYANFECKDWTWREAAIN; from the exons ATGTCGAACTCggacagcgacgacgagcccat CACGCTCTCTTCCCACGCCCTcgcggcgctggccgagttcaacgccgagaaggacgccCGCCAGGCAAAGTTTGAGAGGCTCAAGGCACAGTgcgacgccaacgccgccggtGGACTGCCGCTGTCCATGGAGGCGTTCACCGAGGACTGGAACGAGTCTCAGTTTTGG TACTCCGATGACACGGCGAGGTTGCTGGCTGGGTACCTCCTTGAGGGCGCTGATGAATCCACCACCATCGGCATCGTGTCTGCGCCGAGCGCATTCATTGCTCTACGCAACCTCATG AATGAACGAGACCCGAGTCTGGGACGGCCCAAGGTCGTCCTGCTGGAGCACGACACGCGCTTCAACGTCTTCCCCGAGTTCGTCTACTACGATTTCAAGACGCCATTCAAACTCCCAG CCGAGCTCAAGGGTACCGTCGACCGTGTTATATGCGACCCGCCGTTTCTCAGCGAGGACTGCCAGACCAAAA CTGCCATGACGGTCCGATGGTTGGGCAAGCCTGACGCGACCAACTCCAATAACCGTGTCATAGTCGTCACTGGCGAGAGGATGGCAACCCTCGTGAACAAGGTGTACAGGCCCCTCGGTGTCCGCACCGTCGACTGGGCGCCGACATTCGCACGGGGTCTGAGCAACGAGTTCTACTGCTACGCCAACTTTGAGTGCAAGGATTGGACCTGGCGGGAGGCGGCCATAAACTAA
- a CDS encoding PCI domain-containing protein: MNVDAIPDFLAEQRDEAPEELQHLVLDFENYWERKLWHQLTDALSQFFSHPGSKPQRLSFYKVFILKFADKINQLKLVDLALKAATECKDDEERLAFLQGVAKKVDNENSQDALVYASVAVARVKLDLEDMDGARKELDTAERILDSFDSVETIVHAAFYDANANYYQRKMDFAAYYRNALLYLACIDINSLTAQERHRRALHLSIAALVSDTIYNFGELLLHPVLDALKGTQDEWFRDLLFAFNRGDLQGFEALSARMRSKPLLNENAGHLRQKIYLAALTEAVFRRPPHDRAMSFADIAQETKVRPNEIEHLIMKALSLGLLRGNIDQVDEVAHITWVQPKVLDMKQIGNMRQRLLDWDSQVNQLGNWIENAGGDVWAA; encoded by the exons ATGAACGTTGACGCAATCCCCGACTTCCTGGCGGAGCAGCGCGACGAGGCCCCCGAGGAACTGCAGCATCTCGTTCTGGACTTCGAAAACTACTGGGAGCGGAAACTTTGGCACCAGCTTACCGATGCCCTTAGCCAGTTCTTCAGTCACCCGGGCAGCAAGCCCCAGCGACTGTCATTCTACAAGGTCTTCATTTTGAAGTTCGCGGACAAGATCAACCAGCTCAAGCTTGTCGACCTGGCCCTGAAGGCCGCCACGGAGTGCAAGG ATGACGAAGAGCGTCTGGCGTTCCTCCAGGGTGTTGCGAAGAAGGTCGACAACGAGAACTCACAAGATGCACTTGTGTATGCTTCTGTAGCGGTAGCCAGAGTAAAGCTGGATCTGGAGGATATGGACGGGGCTCGTAAGGAGCTCGACACAGCCGAGAGAATACTGGATAGCTTCGACTCGGTTGAGACGATTGTCCACGCAGCATTTTACGATGCGAACGCGAACTACTACCAG CGCAAGATGGACTTCGCTGCCTACTACCGCAACGCCCTACTCTACCTCGCCTGCATCGACATCAACTCTCTCACAGCCCAGGAACGCCACAGGCGAGCTCTACACCTTAGTATCGCCGCCTTGGTCTCGGACACCATTTACAACTTTGGCGAGTTGCTTCTGCAccccgtcctcgacgccctcaagGGCACCCAGGATGAGTGGTTCCGCGACCTGCTTTTCGCCTTCAACCGCGGCGATCTCCAGGGTTTCGAAGCCCTTTCGGCCCGCATGCGGTCCAAGCCCCTACTCAACGAGAACGctgggcatctgcgtcagAAGATCTACCTCGCGGCGCTCACCGAAGCCGTCTTCCGCCGGCCGCCCCATGACCGTGCCATGTCCTTCGCCGACATCGCCCAGGAGACCAAGGTGCGCCCCAACGAGATCGAGCACCTGATCATGAAGGCTCTGAGCTTAGGGCTCTTGCGCGGAAACATTGACCAAGTGGACGAGGTTGCGCACATCACCTGGGTTCAGCCCAAGGTACTCGACATGAAGCAGATTGGTAACATGCGCCAGCGGCTGCTCGACTGGGACTCGCAGGTCAACCAGCTCGGCAACTGGATCGAGAATGCCGGCGGTGATGTGTGGGCGGcctga
- a CDS encoding NADH-ubiquinone oxidoreductase 40 kDa subunit — protein MASFPTTVRSTRSVAQNVLRRQPLHDIAITRTGKPILRTQGGRTHCDGFWRNGPGWTIHREQTRYERTTRELADPFLTRLIARQGCTVIIPFREEMAKRHLKVAGDLGRVVFIEYDLRNTQSIEESVRHSDVVYNLVGRNYPTKNFSLEDVHVEGTERIAEAVAKYDVDRFIHMSSYNANLESASEFYRTKARGEQVARSIYPETTIVRPAPVFGFEDNLLLKLASVMNLFTANNMQERFRPVHSIDVGQALELMLYDDSTAGQTYELYGPQEYSMAEIAQFADREIFKKRRHINVPKSILKPVAGLLNKYLWWPTMSADEIEREFIDQEIDETAKTFKDLGIEPGDISKFTYHYLQGYRSANFYDLPPATEKEKREERKYLHVLDDQ, from the exons ATGGCCTCCTTTCCTACTACGGTGCGGTCAACCCGGAGTGTTGCGCAAAATGTCCTGAGAAGGCAGCCCCTCCATGACATTGCCATCACCCGTACTGGCAAGCCCATTCTGCGAACCCAGGGCGGAAG GACACACTGCGACGGTTTTTGGCGCAACGGGCCAGGTTGGACGATACATCGTGAACAGACTCGGTACGAACGGACAACCCGCGAGCTTGCCGACCCGTTTCTGACCCGTTTGATAGCTCGTCAAGGATGCACCGTTATTATCCCTTTCcgggaggagatggccaAGCGCCACCTGAAGGTCGCTGGTGACCTCGGTCGTGTTGTCTTCATT GAGTACGACCTTCGAAACACTCAGTCTATCGAGGAGAGCGTCAGACACTCGGACGTTGTTTACAACCTTGTTGGCCGCAACTACCCCACTAA AAACTTCTCTCTGGAAGATGTTCATGTTGAGGGGACTGAGCGGATAGCTGAGGCTGTTGCCAAGTACGACGTGGACCGCTTCATTCACATGTCCAGTTACAACGCCAACCTGGAGTCTGCTTCCGAGTTCTATCGCACCAAG GCCCGCGGCGAGCAGGTCGCTCGTAGCATCTATCCCGAGACCACCATTGTGAGACCGGCACCGGTCTTCGGTTTCGAGGACAACCTCCTTCTGAAGCTTGCTAGCGTTATGAACCTCTTCACGGCCAACAACATGCAGGAAAGATTCAGACCCGTGCAT TCCATCGACGTTGGCCAGGCTCTTGAGCTGATGCTCTATGACGATAGCACTGCCGGCCAAACGTACGAGCTTTACGGTCCCCAGGAATACTCAATGGCGGAGATTGCTCAGTTCGCCGACCGTGAAATCTTCAAGAAACGTCGCCACATCAACGTTCCAAAGTCCATTCTGAAGCCTGTTGCTGGTCTCCTGAACAAGTACCTCTGGTGGCCTACCATGTCTGCCGATGAGATTGAGCGCGAGTTCATCGACCAGGAGATTGACGAGACGGCCAAGACCTTCAAGGATCTCGGCATCGAGCCCGGCGATATTAGCAAGTTCACCTACCACTACCTG CAAGGTTACCGCAGTGCCAACTTCTACGACCTGCCCCCTgcgacggagaaggagaagagggaggagcgCAAGTACCTGCACGTTCTTGACGACCAGTAA
- a CDS encoding Ubiquitin carboxyl-terminal hydrolase, whose amino-acid sequence MTARPTTPMSPKTAKVKSPVPGIPVFGCEHIQRLFTQSQEVTTQSVHHYKMILKNIFEQTPIVPQTSKNSDGQVMTSLTSNYLCLQCSTIVNEEDRLKHGTKKQHRFYVDSRSGALYCQICDDLVWDPTLEELRVRKMGTGTFSSRKRKHDEMFSDGVKDSTASNPGFISNNTTTASCKANGLRGIYNAGATCYQNVVLQSFLHNPLLRNFYLSDGHQSTDCSLTNCLSCAMDDMFQDFYAVENTNGFTAASILSGFWISEKKAFENLVTTKEQDAHEFFQFLAEELHERNGDGKRPETGSEHTCNCIIHQTFYGKLQSSTTCQNCGGVTNAVQSFLDLSLGLENLSHKRKKGGPKVPSLTLQECLDEEYVKSDKCEYRCHNCSSMQQAKRATSIKRLPNVLAIQLKRFEYKQGRHDRAPSKIDTVVNFPLQLNMLPYTTRGRGADPKDAFELGRSCTYDLLSVVVHVGEIDTGHYVSYCRVGDQWFKFNDHKVEMAPKSDVLSAQPYLLFYIIRSLS is encoded by the exons ATGACTGCCCGGCCGACAACACCAATGTCCCCAAAGACCGCCAAGGTCAAGTCGCCAGTTCCTGGAATACCGGTCTTTGGATGCG AGCACATCCAACGGCTCTTCACACAGTCTCAGGAGGTCACAACCCAGTCTGTCCACCACTATAAGATGATCCTGAAGAACATCTTTGAACAGACACCCATTGTACCACAGACGTCTAAGAACTCTGACGGTCAGGTCATGACCTCCCTCACATCCAACTACCTCTGCCTGCAATGCTCTACAATTGTCAACGAGGAGGATCGTCTAAAACATGGCACGAAGAAGCAGCATCGGTTCT ATGTCGATTCACGCAGCGGTGCTCTTTATTGCCAGATCTGCGATGACCTGGTCTGGGACCCCACATTGGAAGAGCTTCGTGTCCGCAAGATGGGAACGGGAACTTTTTCGA GTCGCAAGAGGAAACATGATGAGATGTTTTCTGATGGTGTCAAGGACAGTACTGCAAGCAACCCCGGCTTCAtctccaacaacaccaccactGCCTCTTGCAAAGCAAACGGTCTGCGTGGTATCTACAATGCTGGAGCAACATGCTACCAGAACGTGGTCCTACAGAGCTTCCTCCACAATCCTTTGCTCCGCAACTTCTACCTCAGCGATGGTCACCAGAGTACCGACTGCTCATTGACTAACTGCCTCAGCTGCGCCATGGACGACATGTTCCAGGACTTTTACGCCGTTGAGAACACTAATGGATTCACAGCCGCGAGTATTCTTTCTGGATTCTGGATATCTGAAAAGAAGGCGTTCGAGAACCTCGTTACCACCAAGGAGCAGGATGCCCATGAATTCTTTCagttcctcgccgaggagctccaTGAGCGCAACGGGGACGGCAAGCGGCCCGAGACTGGCAGCGAACATACGTGCAATTGCATCATCCACCAGACGTTCTACGGCAAGCTACAGAGTTCTACCACCTGTCAGAACTGCGGAGGGGTCACCAACGCGGTGCAGTCGTTTTTGGATCTCAGTCTTGGACTGGAGAACCTGTCTCacaagaggaagaagggtgGTCCCAAGGTGCCCAGTTTGACTCTCCAGGAGTGCCTAGATGAGGAGTATGTCAAGTCGGACAAGTGCGAGTACCGATGCCACAACTGCAGCTCGATGCAGCAGGCGAAGCGGGCCACCAGTATTAAGAGGCTGCCGAACGTGCTCGCCATTCAACTGAAG CGCTTCGAGTACAAGCAGGGTCGACATGACCGCGCTCCCTCAAAGATCGACACAGTTGTCAACTTTCCTCTGCAGCTCAATATGCTGCCATATACAACCAGGGGCAGAGGCGCGGACCCCAAGGACGCGTTCGAGCTCGGAAGATCATGCACCTACGACCTACTTAGTGTTGTGGTTCACGTTGGCGAGATCGACACGG GTCACTACGTCTCGTACTGCCGAGTAGGCGACCAGTGGTTCAAGTTCAATGACCACAAAGTCGAGATGGCGCCCAAGTCGGACGTACTGAGTGCCCAGCCATACCTACTCTTCTACATTATCCGCTCCCTTTCGTAG